CGCCCAACGCCGCCGGATTGGATGGTGCGCGAGAATAAATGGCGCGCGTCCCGCTTCGGAGTGCATGCAGAGATTCTTGTGGATTCGGACGGAAATACGAAGCCTCTTCTTCAGGACATCAAAGATCTGGTTTCCGAGATGAAAGAGGATATTCAGACACTGGGCTATGCAAAATACATTGATGAGTTCGTGGAAAACGATTTGGCAAAACCCAGTTATCAAATACAAAGAGAGCTTTTTGAATCGACAGGATCTTTACCAGCCGTTGTGGATTTCCTCTGCGACAGTTTCGAAGACGATCTCAAGTAACTCGTTAGAAAAGTGAACATCACTCTCCTAAAAACGGCGCTGTTTCATATTGAGACAGCGCTGCTCTTAAGAGCTTCAATATAGCGTCGACCGGGGACCTTCCCTTAGGCATTTCTTTTGAAGAACTCTTCTGTATGAGATTTTCTCTTTGCGCTCTGCTTTTGTCATTCTTCACTTCGGTGGCCTTCGCTGCGACGGACTCTATTCGTCTTTACGAATGGAACCCTGGAAATACTTTAGCCCCCCTTATACTGCCTGTACGCGGTAACGAGACGCCCGAGATGGCGGCGAATCGCTATCTGAAAGAACTCAACAAAAATTCAGACTTGATGGAACTTTTTGAAGGTCGCACTCCTGATATTCGCCTTCAAGGATTTAAACCTCTTCAAGACGGCAATCGCGAAGCCCGCGCTTTGCTCATTGCCAACCTTCCCAAAGACTACACGAAGAACTCACAACGAGTCGTTAATTTCAAAAAGATCTTTCAGCAGGCCAAACACCAATCTTACATTCTGCCAATCAACGCGAACTTGGGCCTTTCCGCGAAAGAATCCCGCGACCTCTTTAAACAAATCGGCGAGAAATTTCCGTTCCTTGTCGCCATGGGCGGAGACGACGTTCACACCCAGCTCTATAAACAAGAGAACTTTCATGCGCGCAACACCATTCCCGCGCGCGATCAGTTTGAAATCGAGTTGATCAAGTCTTATGTTGCACAAGAAAAAGGTTTTCTTTTCGGAGTCTGCCGTGGCTCGCAAATTTCCTCGGTCGCATTAGGTTATCGACTTATTCAAGATGTGCCCTTTCATGTCGGCAACGACGTTGCCCACGCAAACGACTGGCATGACATTGACGTCAAAGACACAAAGCATGGCCTCCTCAAAAGCCTGACCGACGGCACGGGCAAACTTTACGTG
This region of Bdellovibrio sp. 22V genomic DNA includes:
- a CDS encoding gamma-glutamyl-gamma-aminobutyrate hydrolase family protein (Members of this family of hydrolases with an active site Cys residue belong to MEROPS family C26.); protein product: MRFSLCALLLSFFTSVAFAATDSIRLYEWNPGNTLAPLILPVRGNETPEMAANRYLKELNKNSDLMELFEGRTPDIRLQGFKPLQDGNREARALLIANLPKDYTKNSQRVVNFKKIFQQAKHQSYILPINANLGLSAKESRDLFKQIGEKFPFLVAMGGDDVHTQLYKQENFHARNTIPARDQFEIELIKSYVAQEKGFLFGVCRGSQISSVALGYRLIQDVPFHVGNDVAHANDWHDIDVKDTKHGLLKSLTDGTGKLYVNSLHHQSVVYTEGGPLQIAARSHDGVTEATEFKNGRGLLLQFHPELMNNQLGSKILWRVIQQKNVVMPRRCSQIFSF